The Cloacibacillus sp. nucleotide sequence CATCGAGAATAACGCAGGTGGCATCGCGGGACTAAACAGCGGCACGATAATAGGCTGCGGCAACTCAGGAGATATTCAAGCCACAGGAAATGGTTATGGCACCAACGCGGGCGGTATTGCGGGGCAGGGCAGCGGCGGCAGGATAGAAAACTGCCGCAGTTTTGGCTCTTGCAATATCACCGCCTCCGGCAATAGTGAAGAACTTTACTACGCCGGCGGTATAGCCGGATGGAATCGCGCTAACGCTAAGGTGATAAACTGTGTCAACTTAACTTCCGGCGACGTCAAGGCCTCCGGCGGTGAATATTCTGAATGCGACGCGGGCGGCATCGTCGGTGAAAATGACGGTGGTATTATAAAATACTGCGCTAAGACGGGAAGCGGCGGTATTATCGCCCCGGCTGACGAAGGCAATAATAAGGCCGGAGGCATAGTCGGTTACAGCGCTGCTGGAACAGTAACAGATTCCGTAAATTCAGGAATTGGAACCGTCACCACCACAGATAACTATCTCGTAGGCGGGATTGCCGGAGAAAATGAGGGCACCATAGAAAATTGCGGCTGGCTTGAAACAGCGGGACTGAATGGCTGTGGTTACGATTGGGTCAGCTCCAATTCCTACTGCAGCTTCACCGCCGCCCAAGCCAAAGATATCACGACCTCACTCTCCGCCGCACTCACACAGCCGAGCCTGAATGACGGCGGCAAGGCGCAGATAAACTTTACCATCTTCCCCGGCGGTACATTCGCCCCAGAGGCAAAAGACATAGCACTCTCTTATGACAATACTGTTATAGATGCAAAGTACGCTGACGGCGAAATAAACGTCACCGCCCTCAAAGAGGGGCGCTCCGAGCTTACGGCGGACGTCACGCTGACGACGACCGGTTTTGACTCCACGCCAGCGCCCTCCTCCCCGCACACTTACTCCTTCACCTTCGATATAGAGGTCTCTTCCGTTCACGTGACAGACGTGAGCTTAGACAAAAGCTCCCTGTCTCTAATGAGGGGAGAATCGACAAGGCTCATCGCGACTGTGATCCCCGACAACGCGGCGGACAAGACGGTCATCTGGGATAGTCTCAGCGCCGACGTCGCCTCGGTCGACAATACAGGGCTCGTGACATCTATCAACAGAGGAGAAACAACGATAACCGCCACCGCCGGAGGCGTCACCGCCAGCTGCGATGTGACCGTCCTCCAGAAAATCGAAAGCGCATATGTTACGCTCTCGCCGGACGTCTTCGTCTACGACGGCGAGGGGAAGACACCTGATGTTGAGGTCATCATCAGCGGCGATATCCTCTCTAAAGACAAAGATTACACCGTAAGCTATGACCATAACCTCGATGCCGGGAACGCGACGGCAACGGTGACGGGCATTGGATTCTGCGCAGGCACGGTAAGCGCGGACTTTGAAATCAAGCCAAAGGTCACGACATTTATCATAGAGGACATACACGACCAGAGCTATACGGGAAGCGAGATAAAGCCGGAGCCCAATGTTATGGACGAAAACCGACTCCTCGAAAAGGGCAAAGACTACAACCTGGGCTACAGCAACAACACAAATGCGGGCATGGCGGCGGTCACAGCCACCGGGAAGGGCAACTACGAGGGCAGCTCCGGCGGCAGGAACTTCAGAATCCTACCCAGGGCCGCCTCCCCCGACGTCACGGATAAGACACGCACCGACAGAGACTCCTCCGGCGTCCTCGTCGTCGAGCCGAATACAACGGAGGAGTTTGCCATCTATGACGCGTTTGACCGTCTGAACCTTGACAAGACCCTGCCCGACAACATCAGCGCCGACGCGCGGGCCGTACAGGCGACCAGCGCCGATATCTTGACCGACATCGCTTCGGCGGACAGAGACAGGGTGCGGGAGGCGATAGGGCGCTACTGGAATCTTGCGCCGACCTCTCCCGATAAGGTGCGCATAGTAAGCGTCCTCGACACCGTCGCGAAGGATAAAGCCCCCGAGGCCTCCAAGACCGTATGGGGCAAGATATGGGCCTATATCAGCGGAAACAAAAATGATACGGACTTTGGCCGCGGCGATTATCTGCCCTTACAGACGAACTTCACGATAACCAGCGCCGATATCGCCGCGCTGCCGGAAGACATCAGGGAGGGGCTCACGAAGGATAATTTCCTTGAGCGTATCAGCCTCTTCGCCGCCGTCACGAGCGGCGACAGTGTCTCCATGGAGGCGCGCGCCCTGAACGACGTCGCCTCTTCGGACGAATATATCATGGTGACAAAAGATAATGATGGAAGCTATAAGATAAAGACGCGCCTCCTGCTCTTCAACCGCGAGGGTAAGGTTACAAAAGGCCCCGGCGCGCCCTTCGTGATGGCCGCGGATATACAAAGCGGCGACAAGACGACACGCGAGGGCAATTATTTCATCGTCGAAGACGGCAAGACCGACGACCGCTATCAGGTGACGATGGCCTTCGCCGTCAGGGAGGCAAACAGCGCCTCCGTCAGCCTCACGGTATCCGGCGATATTGAGCCGCTGCTCGTATCGTGGATGATAAGCGGCGATACGGTTGAACACAGAGGAAACACCAGCGCCGATATCAATGGAGGCGAACAGAGCGTAACGCTGAGCTCCGATATCCCCTATGGTTATCACGTAACGCTCTCCGACGGGAGCCAAACCCTTTCGCCCGATGTAAGGACAATCTCGGCTGACGTCGATTGGGGCGGAGCGTGGAATATCTTAGCGGAGTTCAGCAAGATAACGGCAAATAGCGTGACCCTTGACAAAAA carries:
- a CDS encoding Ig-like domain-containing protein encodes the protein MNLTVSGEVDGANTDKVYSGGIAGDNRKGLITNCTNIGIVTTAGGTIENNAGGIAGLNSGTIIGCGNSGDIQATGNGYGTNAGGIAGQGSGGRIENCRSFGSCNITASGNSEELYYAGGIAGWNRANAKVINCVNLTSGDVKASGGEYSECDAGGIVGENDGGIIKYCAKTGSGGIIAPADEGNNKAGGIVGYSAAGTVTDSVNSGIGTVTTTDNYLVGGIAGENEGTIENCGWLETAGLNGCGYDWVSSNSYCSFTAAQAKDITTSLSAALTQPSLNDGGKAQINFTIFPGGTFAPEAKDIALSYDNTVIDAKYADGEINVTALKEGRSELTADVTLTTTGFDSTPAPSSPHTYSFTFDIEVSSVHVTDVSLDKSSLSLMRGESTRLIATVIPDNAADKTVIWDSLSADVASVDNTGLVTSINRGETTITATAGGVTASCDVTVLQKIESAYVTLSPDVFVYDGEGKTPDVEVIISGDILSKDKDYTVSYDHNLDAGNATATVTGIGFCAGTVSADFEIKPKVTTFIIEDIHDQSYTGSEIKPEPNVMDENRLLEKGKDYNLGYSNNTNAGMAAVTATGKGNYEGSSGGRNFRILPRAASPDVTDKTRTDRDSSGVLVVEPNTTEEFAIYDAFDRLNLDKTLPDNISADARAVQATSADILTDIASADRDRVREAIGRYWNLAPTSPDKVRIVSVLDTVAKDKAPEASKTVWGKIWAYISGNKNDTDFGRGDYLPLQTNFTITSADIAALPEDIREGLTKDNFLERISLFAAVTSGDSVSMEARALNDVASSDEYIMVTKDNDGSYKIKTRLLLFNREGKVTKGPGAPFVMAADIQSGDKTTREGNYFIVEDGKTDDRYQVTMAFAVREANSASVSLTVSGDIEPLLVSWMISGDTVEHRGNTSADINGGEQSVTLSSDIPYGYHVTLSDGSQTLSPDVRTISADVDWGGAWNILAEFSKITANSVTLDKNALALPIGGSCTLAVTVEPQDAYGGVSWVSASPDIVNITASDNKSAAITAIAAGTATITAATGDKSASCTVTVRRSADEGDGVRPLAPGTVIPNIDIMDGGPIPVKPEYITDPAKQDEIIKKIGLAFDDTALTEKGELVISGGLVSKAADEVISGDAETVSKDAVIYLPLVESHAAEAGRIHALGFTVSGDVFGEIDGVSQIRVIKIFPDGTGRPFRVVTKAEEIEDKTVALYDADDNIVTGAIEPDREYTLAVFIRDSGDYDLDGEEDGGVIDPIAIIRQAQPPVPTP